The following are encoded together in the Babylonia areolata isolate BAREFJ2019XMU chromosome 18, ASM4173473v1, whole genome shotgun sequence genome:
- the LOC143292854 gene encoding uncharacterized protein C16orf52 homolog A-like — translation MDKLIALSGILFFMADIFAIGSLANPDWIVTSEAGNMRLGLTQHCQIIHGRPEVCTWPQLPTEWMMAFLCIMGGIVCLTITCVLLFLSHWHRRAARHVRWVALFAMTFFCLAAVVFPIGFHVAAIGGQPYKLPHHTQVGSAYVLFIMAIFFTVISELFSSRVCLPVL, via the exons ATGGATAAGCTAATAGCATTGTCAGGAATCCTGTTTTTCATGGCAGATATCTTTGCTATTGGCAGCTTAGCCAACCCAGACTGGATTGTTACCAGTGAAGCAG GAAATATGCGTCTGGGTCTGACACAGCATTGCCAGATTATACATGGTCGGCCAGAGGTTTGCACCTGGCCTCAGCTTCCCACTGAGTGGATGATGGCCTTTCTGTGTATCATGGGTGGCATTGTCTGCCTCACTATCACCTGTGTCTTGCTTTTCCTGTCTCACTGGCACCGACGGGCTGCGAGACATGTCAGATGGGTGGCTCTGTTTGCAA tgacgtTTTTTTGCCTGGCTGCAGTAGTATTCCCCATTGGTTTTCATGTGGCAGCAATTGGAGGTCAACCATACAAATTGCCGCATCACACACAGGTTGGCTCGGCATATGTGCTGTTCATCATGGCCATCTTCTTCACAGTCATCTCTGAACTGTTCTCCAGTCGAGTGTGTCTGCCAGTTCTGTGA